From Micromonospora auratinigra:
TCCGACCCGACGCCCAGCAGCGACTTGGTCAGCGCGGTCTCCAGCAGCAGGTCCTGCGCGTCGCCGGTCCAGGCCACCCGGCCGGCGGAGAGCACCACCGCGTCCCGGGCCAGCCGCCGCACCACGGCCAGGTTCTGCTCGACCAGCAGCACCGGCACGGACTCGGCCACCCGTTCCAGCACCTCGGCCACCTCGGTCACCACCTTCGGCGCCAACCCCTTGGTCGGCTCGTCCACCAGCAGCAGCCGGTTGTCGTTGAGCAGCACCCGGCCGATCGCGAGCATCTGCTGCTGCCCGCCGGAGAGCGAGCCGGCCCGTTGCCGTCCGCGCCGGTCCAGCTCCGGGAAGAGCGCGAAGACCTTGTCGTACGCCGGCGTGCCGCCCCGCCGTTCGGCGAGCCGCAGGTTCTCCGCCACGGTGAGCCCGGCGAACACGCAGCGGTCCTCCGGCACGTAGCCGAGCCCGCCGCGGACCAGCCGGTGGGTGGGGCGGGCCAGCAGGCTCTGCGCACCCATCCGCACGGTGCCGCGCACCTCGCCGTTGCGGGGCGTGAGGCCGACGATCGCGCGCAGCGTGGTGGTCTTGCCGACCCCGTTGCGCCCGAGCAGCACGGTCACCCCGGTCGGCGCGACCTCGAACGACACCCCCTGCAGGATGTGCAGCCCGGCGATCCGCACCGACAGGTTCTCGACGCTGAGGACAGGTTCGCTCATCAGAGGGACTCCCCCAGGTACGCCTCCTGGACGGTGGCGTTGGCCATCACCGTGTCCGGGGTGTCGCAGGCCAGCAGCGCGCCGTGGTGCATCACGGCGATCCGGTCGGCCAGTTCCAGGATCACGTCCATGTGGTGCTCCACCATCAGCACCGACCGGCCGCTGTCGCCGGTCAACGACTTGATCACGCTGACCAGCTCGGGCACGTCCTCGGCGCTCACCCCGGCCATCGGCTCGTCGAGCAGCATCACCCGGGGCTCACCGGCGAGCAGCAGGGCGATCTCCAGCTTCCGCTTCTCGCCGTGGGCCAGGGTGCCGGCGAGTGCCGTACCCCGGTGGTGCAGCCCGACCCGGTCGAGCGCCGCGTCGGCGGCGGCGGCCACCTCCCGGTCGGCCGCCGCCCGCCGCCACAGCTTCATCGAGCCACCCCGGTGCGCCTGTACGGCCAGCCGGACGTTCTCCCGCACCGTCAACGAGCCGAAGACCGAGGACGCCTGGAAGGTGCGGCCCAGGCCGAGGCGGGCCCGCTGGTGCGGGGGCAGGGCGGTGACGTCCCGGCCGTCCAGCAGGATCCGCCCGTCGGTGGGCCGACGCAGGCCGGTGATCAGGTTGAACAGCGAGGTCTTGCCGGCGCCGTTGGGCCCGATCACGCCGAGGAACTCCCCGGGCGCCAGGTCGAGGTAGACGGAGTCGACGATGGCGACCTCACCGATCCGCCAGGTCAGACCGCGGGTGGCGAGCACGGTTCAGCCCTTCATCTGGGTGACCGGCGGCGCGGTCTCGTCAGCGGTCAGGGTCTTCTGCGCGGCGGCCGTGTACGTGCTGCCGCTGCCGGAGAGCTTCGCCTGGTACATCGGCTGGAGCAGCGCGTGGTCCTCGGCGCGGATCTTCATGGTGCCCTTGATCCCCTCGAACTCCCAGCCCTCCAGCGCCTTGACCATCTTGTCCACGTCGTCGCCGCCCTCCTGCGCGGCGCGCACCACCATCTGGGCGGCGGCGAAGCCGTCCGGGTGGAACAGGTCGAGGGTGCCGCCCGGGATCTTCGCCTTGGCGGCCTTGGCGGCCTCGGTGTCGCTGGCCCCGTCGAAGTAGTGCGACAGGAACGAGATCTTGCTGCCGGCCGCGCCGAAGGTCGGCCAGGTGGCGCGGATGTCCAGGCCGGTGACGACCGTGGTGGAGGAGAGCACGCCCTGCTGGTCGAGGGTCTGCCACATGGCCGGGCCGGTGGTGCCGGCCCAGGCGACGAAGAGCAGGTCGGGCTTGGCGGCCTTGATCTGGCTGGCGAACGGGGTGAACTCGGTCGCGCTGGCCGGGGCCCGGACGCTGCTCACGGTCGCGCCGGCGGTGCCGATCACGTTCTTCACGGCGGCCTCGTTGGCGTCGCCGAACGCGCCGTCCTGGGCGAAGACGACCACCTTCTTGCCCTTGGCGTCGCCGATGAAGGACTTCGCGGTCACCACGTCCTGGTACGACTGCCGGCCGGAGCGGAAGGTGTACTTGTTCGCCCCGGTGACCGCGTCGGTGGCGGCCGGCCCGGAGATGAAGAGGACCTTGTTCTGGGCGGCGATCGGGGCCACCTGGAGGGCCACGCCCGAGGAGGTGGACCCGGCGATGATCTTCGTACCCTTGCCGATCAGGTCCTTGGCGGCGGAGACCGCCTTGGCCGGGTCGCCCGCGTCGTCGACCTCGGTCAGCTCGATCGTGCGGTCGCCCACCTTGCCGGTGCCCTTGGTGGCGTAGTCGAGGCCGGCCTTGAAGCCCTCGATGTACTGCTTGCCGTAGCTGGCCAGCGGCCCGGACTGGGAATAGACCAGGCCGACCTTGACCGGTGCGGCGTCGCCGCCGCCGGAGGCGGTGTCCTGCGGGCTGCCGCAGGCGGTGGCGGCGAGCGCGGCCGCCATCATCGTGGCGGCGGAAAGGAACGCCCGTCGCGTGTGCCGGATCGTCATGGCGACTCCAGAGGACAGGGGGATACGTCAGTTGTCGGCTCACGCTAGAAGTGACGTCACCCACGGGCTATGTGGCCGAAACACACAAGTAACCGCGTTGTCATGGCCTGTGCCGCACCCGAGAGGCGAGGAAGGGCCCCTTGTCGACGCCTGCGGTATGGCAAGGGCCCCTTCTCAACCACCGGAGTGTGGGCCGCAGCCGCCCGGGTGGTCGGCGGGGAGCGGGCAGCGCCGGCCGCCGTCGAGCAACCGGTCGCACCAGACCCAGTGGCGTACGCACTGCGCGTCCTCGGCCGAAACGGTGGTACCTGCCCGGTCCACGTCGTCGAGGAGACCGAGCGCCCGGCAGACGACCCGGGCGAAGCGCCGGGCCCCGTCGAGATCGGCGGCGAGCACCGGCAGGTGCACCACGAAGCGTTCGCGGCTCACCGCCGCGCCCCCGGCGCGAAGCGGGACTGCCAGCTCTTCAACGCCCGCTTGATCCGGATGTTCTCCTCCGTGGCGTACGCCAGCTCCCGCCGGGCCAGGGCGAGGTCACCGGCCACCCGGTGCAGGAAGGCGTGCACCTCGGCCGGATCGAGGCCCCGTCGCACGGTGCGGAAGTGCCGCCCCCGTACCTGCCCCACGCTGAGCGGTCGGCAGGCTTCCGAGCGGTACCACCCGCTGTTCGGCGGTCTCGTCGGGGCGGTCCGCCCGGGTCGGCGGAACAGGTCGAGCACGTTGCGCACGGGTCGCCTCCTGGTGAGAGTCGGAAGGCGGCCCGCCCGCGGAGAGGGGGCGCGGCCGGGCCGCCGGCCCCGCGACCGCAGCCCTGCTCGGCGGTACGGCCCCGGAGCCCACTGAGGTCCGCACTCCGTCAGTTTGCCGAACCAACCGGAGCCGGACGGAGACAGGCTACACAAAATGCTTGTGTAGGTCGACCCCAGGCGATCGCGTCGCGACAGCTTGTTGCAGTTACTGGTGTAGGGCCGGCATGATCGGGGAGCCGAACCAACCGGAGCCCTCACCATGCCCACAGCCGAAGCCCCATACCGTCAGATCGCCAACGAGCTCACCGCGAAGATCAGGAGCGGTGAGCTCCGGCCCGGCGACAAGCTGCCCTCGACCCGCGAACTGGCCGAGGCCTACGGCGTCCACATGAACACCGCCTCGCGAGCCCTGTCCCTGCTGCACGACCGCGAACTGATCACCGGTCAGCCTGGACGCGGCACCTACGTGGCCGACCGGGAGCAGTAGCCCCGCACTCCCATTCGAGCTGATCGGGACCGCAACCGGGTACGACGACGGCCCGGCGGGGCGGGTCGACGTGGCGTGCCGCGCCGCGCCGACCCGGTCCCACCGGGCCGCTCATCGAGCCGTCAGAGGGTCAGTGACCTCCTCCGTCGCCAGGTGACCAGCAGCAGCACCGCACCGGCGGCCACCGCCAGCAGACCGCCACCGACGATCCCGGTCAGCTTGAGACCGGTGACCGGCAGCTTGCCGTGGTGCCACGGCGGGTGCGGCGGCGGGCCGGGCTTCTTCGCCGCCCGGTTGGTGAAGGTGCAGGTGATGTCCTGGCCCCGCTGCGGGGTGACCACCCCGTTCACCACCGGCACCGACTGCTCGCTGCCGGTCAGCACGCAGCTGGGCGGGCCGACCTGCTCGTAGCCCTGCGGGCCGCCGGACTCGCTGAGCCGGTAACCCACGCCGACCTGGACCCGGACGTCGGTGACCGCCGGGCTGCCGGTGCGGCCGCTGATCGGGGTCGCGCCGTTGACCGGGGCCGCGGTGAGCAGCCAGTCGGTGGGCTTGGCCTGACCTCCGCCGCCGCCCCAGTCACCGGAGCCGCCGCCGTCACTGCCGCCCCAGCCACCGTCGCCGCCGCCCCAGCCGTCCTTACCGCCGTCCACCAGCTTCTTGACCAGGGTCAGGTACGCCCCACCCGGGTCGAGCTGGCCGTTGCGCCAGGTGCAGGTGTAGCTGCGGTCGGCCACCGGGGTGAGCACGTTGCCCGGCGTCGGGACCACGTCACCGGTGTCGTTGTAGACGCAGCGCACCTCGCCGATCTGCTCGTACCCGGCGGGGCCACCACTCTCCGCGAGGGTGTAGCCCACCCCGGCCACCGCCGCCGCGTCGGTGACCGCGGCCTCGCCGCTCCGGCCGCTGATCACGGCCGCGCTGGAGCCCGGCGGCGGGGTCGCGCTGAGCAGCCAGTCCGTCGGCTTCGCGGTGCCGCCGAACTTGTTCTCCACCTGCTTGACCAGGGTGAGCTTGGCGGTACCGGGCGGCGGCTGGAGCTGCCGGTTGGTGAAGGTGCAGGTGATGTCCTGCGCGAACGACGCGGTCAGCACGTTGTCCGGGGTCGGCACCACCGTCTCGGTGCCGGTCAGCACGCACCGGACCGCCCCCACCTGCTCGTAGCCCTGCGGGCCACCGCTCTCGGCGAGGTCGTACGGCGTGTTCGGGTAGAGCTGCGCGCCGGTGACGGCGGGCTCCCCGCTGCGCCCGGTGATGGTCGGGATCTGCACCTGCGAGCGCGGCGTGGCCGACAGCACCCAGTCCTGCGGGGTGGCGGTGCCGCCGTACGGGTTCTCCACCTGCTTGACCAGGGTCAGCTTCGCCGCCTGGGCGACGTTGGTGGCGGTGCAGATCGCGGTCTGGCCGATCTGGACGGCCACCGTGCCGTCGGCGCCGGTGGGCCCGGGGCCCTTGGGGGGCCCGTCCGGCTGGGCCAGCAGGCAGTTCCAGCTACCGGTGGCCGGCGGCACGATCACCGCGCCCTGCTCGACCGTCTGGGCGAACCCGGGGACGTTGCTCTCGCCCAGCGAGTACACGAGGTCCGGGGTCACAGTGTCTTGCACCCCGGTGGTCCCGCTGATCACCGGCGTCGGCGACCCCGGCGGGTACGCGTTGAGCGTCCACGCGGTGGGCGGCGGCGTGGTGCCGCCGTACGGGTTGTCGACCGCCTTGACCAGCTGGAGCCGGGTGACGCAGGTGACCGTGTTGGTGATCTGGAAGGTGTTCAGCCCGGCGTCGAGGGTCTGCTGACCCAGGTCGCCGCTGGCGGTGTTGGTGCAGCCCGGCGGCAGCAGCGTGGTGTTGATCTGCTCGTCGACCACGATCGTCTGACCGGCCTGGTAGTCGTGGTACTCCACGCCCCAGGCGGGCTGGTCGATGCCGGGCAGGAGCAGCGCCGCCTGGAACTCCGGCGCCTGGTCCGGGTCCTGGAACGTCTGCCCGTTGATCACCCAGGTCTTGTTCACCACGACGCTGGCCACCGGGTCGGCGGCCTGGTTGAGGATCACGCAGCTGACGATGCCGTTGGCCAGGGCGTCGACGGTGAAGGCGGTGCCGGTGCCGTTGGTGACCGTGGCCGGGTTGCCGTTCGCGGTGCAGGTGGCGTTCTGCCCGCCCTGCTGCACCGGGGTGAACCCGGCCTGGACGGTCTCGTCCAGGGTGACCGGTCGGCTCGTCTCGCCACCCAGGTCGACGGCGAAGTTCACCGCGCC
This genomic window contains:
- a CDS encoding ABC transporter ATP-binding protein, with the translated sequence MSEPVLSVENLSVRIAGLHILQGVSFEVAPTGVTVLLGRNGVGKTTTLRAIVGLTPRNGEVRGTVRMGAQSLLARPTHRLVRGGLGYVPEDRCVFAGLTVAENLRLAERRGGTPAYDKVFALFPELDRRGRQRAGSLSGGQQQMLAIGRVLLNDNRLLLVDEPTKGLAPKVVTEVAEVLERVAESVPVLLVEQNLAVVRRLARDAVVLSAGRVAWTGDAQDLLLETALTKSLLGVGSEVPVSARSEPVPRAPQSRTKGGSA
- a CDS encoding ABC transporter ATP-binding protein encodes the protein MLATRGLTWRIGEVAIVDSVYLDLAPGEFLGVIGPNGAGKTSLFNLITGLRRPTDGRILLDGRDVTALPPHQRARLGLGRTFQASSVFGSLTVRENVRLAVQAHRGGSMKLWRRAAADREVAAAADAALDRVGLHHRGTALAGTLAHGEKRKLEIALLLAGEPRVMLLDEPMAGVSAEDVPELVSVIKSLTGDSGRSVLMVEHHMDVILELADRIAVMHHGALLACDTPDTVMANATVQEAYLGESL
- a CDS encoding substrate-binding domain-containing protein, which encodes MTIRHTRRAFLSAATMMAAALAATACGSPQDTASGGGDAAPVKVGLVYSQSGPLASYGKQYIEGFKAGLDYATKGTGKVGDRTIELTEVDDAGDPAKAVSAAKDLIGKGTKIIAGSTSSGVALQVAPIAAQNKVLFISGPAATDAVTGANKYTFRSGRQSYQDVVTAKSFIGDAKGKKVVVFAQDGAFGDANEAAVKNVIGTAGATVSSVRAPASATEFTPFASQIKAAKPDLLFVAWAGTTGPAMWQTLDQQGVLSSTTVVTGLDIRATWPTFGAAGSKISFLSHYFDGASDTEAAKAAKAKIPGGTLDLFHPDGFAAAQMVVRAAQEGGDDVDKMVKALEGWEFEGIKGTMKIRAEDHALLQPMYQAKLSGSGSTYTAAAQKTLTADETAPPVTQMKG
- a CDS encoding DivIVA domain-containing protein, translating into MRNVLDLFRRPGRTAPTRPPNSGWYRSEACRPLSVGQVRGRHFRTVRRGLDPAEVHAFLHRVAGDLALARRELAYATEENIRIKRALKSWQSRFAPGARR
- a CDS encoding GntR family transcriptional regulator → MPTAEAPYRQIANELTAKIRSGELRPGDKLPSTRELAEAYGVHMNTASRALSLLHDRELITGQPGRGTYVADREQ
- a CDS encoding VWA domain-containing protein translates to MSILSSQRARRRFSAAAALALVAGLAPAVVAPQPAAAASPTTATLIVNKGGDRTGEQTVGPLAGATFAFYAGTSGAPPSPLPAPDATCTTDATGSCSVDVPGRTGTNQGYWIIEQSAPTGWRIIPSLVTGNGGSAPFQSTPYNQVFTGAVANNQTYTFPVPTTGNTNRTARGPQWADERDNPPLPGACGLHIALVIDVSGSISSSLQTVKNAANGFVDALTGTPSEIALYTFATNATAVLNPTPVSDQAGADSVKAAINSLTAGGNTNWDQGIWQVAAAPFDYDAAIVLTDGNPTVYGPPPAQGPGGFTRFQEVEQGVFSANALKARGTKIIAVGVGAGVSGAPDNLIAISGPVANDDYYQTGFAELEALFRRLALENCAGTISVVKKVIPPGGTPADALPAGGWTISTTTSGVTPPSGVTDTSTGAVNFAVDLGGETSRPVTLDETVQAGFTPVQQGGQNATCTANGNPATVTNGTGTAFTVDALANGIVSCVILNQAADPVASVVVNKTWVINGQTFQDPDQAPEFQAALLLPGIDQPAWGVEYHDYQAGQTIVVDEQINTTLLPPGCTNTASGDLGQQTLDAGLNTFQITNTVTCVTRLQLVKAVDNPYGGTTPPPTAWTLNAYPPGSPTPVISGTTGVQDTVTPDLVYSLGESNVPGFAQTVEQGAVIVPPATGSWNCLLAQPDGPPKGPGPTGADGTVAVQIGQTAICTATNVAQAAKLTLVKQVENPYGGTATPQDWVLSATPRSQVQIPTITGRSGEPAVTGAQLYPNTPYDLAESGGPQGYEQVGAVRCVLTGTETVVPTPDNVLTASFAQDITCTFTNRQLQPPPGTAKLTLVKQVENKFGGTAKPTDWLLSATPPPGSSAAVISGRSGEAAVTDAAAVAGVGYTLAESGGPAGYEQIGEVRCVYNDTGDVVPTPGNVLTPVADRSYTCTWRNGQLDPGGAYLTLVKKLVDGGKDGWGGGDGGWGGSDGGGSGDWGGGGGQAKPTDWLLTAAPVNGATPISGRTGSPAVTDVRVQVGVGYRLSESGGPQGYEQVGPPSCVLTGSEQSVPVVNGVVTPQRGQDITCTFTNRAAKKPGPPPHPPWHHGKLPVTGLKLTGIVGGGLLAVAAGAVLLLVTWRRRRSLTL